A single genomic interval of Musa acuminata AAA Group cultivar baxijiao chromosome BXJ3-4, Cavendish_Baxijiao_AAA, whole genome shotgun sequence harbors:
- the LOC135637046 gene encoding uncharacterized protein LOC135637046 produces the protein MANKLVVLGIPWDVDTEGLRQYMSKFGPLDDCVVMKERSTGRSRGFGYVTFSSEEDAKNALESEHVLGNRTLEVKVATPKEEMRGPVKKATRIFVARISPSVTEAMFRSYFETYGVITDLYMPKDQGSKGHRGIGFVTFDSADSVDSIMAESHELGGSTVVVDRATPRNDDMRYPSRMAQGGYGAYNAYISAATRYAALGAPTLYDQFGSAYGRGYFGPSRGMGRKIFVGRLPQEASAEDLRQYFGRFGRIVDVYVPKDPKRSGHRGFGFVTFADDGVADRVSRRTHEILGQEVAIDSATPLDDAGPSGGFMDAAEAYGGYGPMRNYGRLYGSLDFDDYGYGASASGSSRPSRLDWRYRPY, from the exons GAGCGTTCCACTGGTCGTTCTCGAGGTTTTGGCTATGTAACTTTCTCATCAGAGGAGGATGCTAAG AATGCACTTGAAAGTGAGCATGTTCTTGGCAACAGAACTCTTGAGGTGAAGGTTGCAACACCAAAG GAAGAGATGAGAGGACCAGTGAAGAAAGCTACCCGAATATTTGTTGCAAGGATCTCACCCTCAGTCACAGAGGCAATGTTCCGAAG TTATTTTGAAACTTATGGAGTAATAACAGACCTGTACATGCCAAAG GATCAAGGTTCAAAAGGGCATCGAGGAATTGGCTTTGTCACTTTTGATAGTGCAG ATTCAGTGGATTCCATAATGGCAGAGTCGCATGAACTTGGTGGCTCTACTGTGGTTGTTGACCGTGCTACTCCAAGG AATGATGACATGAGATATCCAAGCAGAATGGCACAGGGTGGATATGGTGCATATAATGCTTATATTTCAGCAGCAACTCGGTATGCGGCTCTTGGTGCTCCAACGCTATATGACCAGTTTGGTTCAGCATATGGAA GAGGATATTTTGGGCCTTCACGTGGGATGGGCAGAAAGATATTTGTTGGAAGACTTCCCCAGGAGGCAAGTGCTGAAGATCTGCGCCAGTACTTTGGCAGATTTGGTCGGATCGTGGATGTATATGTTCCAAAG GACCCTAAAAGAAGCGGCCATCGAGGGTTTGGTTTTGTGACTTTTGCTGATGATGGTGTAGCAGATCGTGTGTCACGCAGAACACACGAAATTCTTGGACAGGAG GTTGCTATCGACTCAGCAACACCACTTGATGATGCTGGTCCTAGTGGAGGTTTCATGGACGCTGCTGAGGCTTATGGAGGGTATGGTCCTATGAGAAACTACGGCAGGCTCTACGGCAGccttgattttgatgat TATGGTTACGGTGCCAGCGCCAGCGGGAGCAGCAGGCCGTCAAGATTGGATTGGAGGTACAGACCTTACTGA